One Verrucomicrobiia bacterium genomic window, GCGCAACCAGTTCCCGCTCGAAATCGGCGTGGGGAAACATGATAAAATCGAGGTGCTCAAGGTTCGTTGGTTCGATTTGGCGACCGCTTTGGTGGATGTGCCTGTGCAAAAGCAGCCCCTGGCCTTGGCTGAACTCACCCTGCCAACCGGCTCCTGTCCCTACCTTTACGCATGGGATGGACGGCGGTTCCGGTTTGTGACGGATGTCTTGGGCGCGTCGCCCTTGGGTCTGCCTGCAAGTCAAACGCGCTATATCGACGCCGATCCGCAAGAACTCCTCGAATTGGGCGACGATGCCCAGTTTCCACCGAACAATGGCTTTTACGAAGTGCGCCTGACTGAAGAACTCCGCGAGGTGCTCTATCTGGACGTGGCTACATTGATCGCGGTGGATCACCCGGCGGGCACCCTGGTCCATCCCACGAGCAAAATGCTCCCCGCCAAACCCTTTTTGCCCCATGAACTCTGGACCTTACGCCCGGTCGCTGCGCTTCAACAGGCCGTGCGCAGCGATGGGTGCGACGTCACCCGCGCCCTGGCCGCAGCCGATGGCGACATGGTCTCGCCCGTCCGGCTGCGCGAGCCGCAACTGCGCGGTCTGGCAGAGCCTTTCTCCGTTACAATGGATTTTGGGGAACTGCCGGTCAATCGCCCGCTGGTTTTGGTCATACGCGGATGGCTGCGGTTTGGGGGTGGCATGGCCAATGTGGCTGCTTCGCTGGACCCGGCTCTGCCATTTCCCTTCCCAACTTTGGAAGCGCAGTTGCCGGACGGCTCCTGGCAGGCCATTAAAACGCCCGTCGGCGCGCCTGCGGGCAAGACCAAAACCATCCTCATCGATTTGGAGGGCAAATTGCCTCCTGGGGCTCGACGCCTTCGACTAAGCACCGCCTTCGAAATCTATTGGGACTATGCCTCGCTTTGTGAAAAAGCCCAGGCGGCTCGAAACCGGGTCTTCCATTTGCATCCCGTGCGCGCAGACCTGCATTGGCACGGCTTCGGTCAATTCGAGGCACTGCCCGAATGGCTGCCCTTGACGCCGATCTACGATAAAGCGCAGTTCAACCCGCCCTGGCGGCGCACGCCTTCAGGTTGGTGTACCAGGTACGGACCGGTGGGTGAATTGGCCGAGCGCCAGGATAACGAGCTGGTCCTCTTGAATGGAGGCGATGAATTAGCCTTGTCTTTTTCTGCCGCAGCCCTGCCGCCTAAACCCGAGGGTTTTGCGCGCGATTTCTTTTTATACGTTGTGGGGTGGGATAAAGACGCCGATTTTCATGTCGGCCAAGGCTGGCGTGTGGACCCGCTGCCGTTTGTTGGGCTGGATGACCAGGCCTATGGACACCAGGCGCGCCCCGGGAATCTAAGCGATGCCTGGATTTCCAAATACAACACTCGCTGGGTTGGGCCACTGATTCTGGCCCGCAACCCCGGCACACTCCGGAACCTGCGGCAATCCAAACGCCAATAGCAACCCCCGCGCGCCGAGCCAGCGCCTGCTGCCGGCACATCAGATTACTGAGGAGTTCGTAACATGATCTACATCGCTTCGTTGGTCCTGACGCAGTCAATTGGGCGAATTAAATTGTTCCCCTTCCAAGGCCGTATCCAAGCCGGTTTCAGCTCTCTGAGCAGCCTGTTGATGAAGATCGGGTCGATGCTCCGGCCCTTTTTGCCTTCGTGGCCATTCGAATGATCAGGGAAATGATGCCTGCCAGCACCGCAGCAACGGCGATCAAGATGAAGAGCATGGTCAGAACCAGGATGATCTCGCCACCGCCCAGATTAAACAAACCAAACATTGTATTTGTCATTTCGTTCCCTTCTCAGTTTCACGACCCGTGCTCACTCGTGCCGGGCCAATGACATGTTTCGCCGCGAATTTCCGCTTTGACTGAGACGGCAATTTCGTTTACCCTGAGGGCCTGAAATGAGCTTCATGCTGATGCGCTCCAATTATTGGCTTTCGGCCCTGGTAGGCCTGAGTGGCTTGCTCGCCGTCCAGTTGCGGGCGCAGGATAAATTCCCGCGCCGCGAGTTGGAGCTGTCGGAAACCAACAGCCTTGAAGTATTCACGAATCTGAACGAGTTGGGCAGCCGTTTGGATGGCTTGCGCCAGGATTTTGAGGATGAATTGAACAACATTCGGCATCCATCCAGGAGTTCGCTCGATGGCGTGCTGGTCCCCTCCTATTATCCGCCGGCTGCCCGGACTGCCCCTTCCAACAAGTCCAAGGACGAATTGGACCTGCAAAGCTTCTTGTTCCAAGACATGCTCCCGGGCGGCCAGGACGATATGAGCCAGGGGAATACCGGCGGGCGTCCAAAAACCCAGAAAGAGAAAACAGACCTGTATTACGAAATGTTGGGCGTGGGCAACCTCAACCCCAACGCTTCCGTTTTCGGGGATGCGTTCAATTCGCTCAATGCCAAGACGCCGCCGCAGAGCCCTCAAACCGACGACGACCCGATGCGCCCCAGCGACTTGAGCGGTACCCAGCAAAGTTTCAAAAACTTCCTGGGAGAAAACTCTGACAGCGTGTTCACCCGCAGTTCGAGCAGAGGCGCTCTGAGTGGGTTCCTGGGCACAGTGGCGCCGATGACTGCGCAGCAGGTCGAGGCCCGTAAAAACTACATGGATGACTACCGCAAGATATTGGATGACTCCAGCCCGGACGCTGTTATCAATCCGCTATATGCCCCTGTAAATTCCGCCCTTCCGCAATCGACCAACTACGGAATTTTGGGCGCTTTGCCCTCCAGTACTCGTGATGGACTTACCACCATCCCGGCCGCCCCTCCTCCGGTCAGGGCCCTAACCACTGTGCCAGATTTGAATTCGACCGTCCTCAACCAGTGGAACCCGATGTATGTGGCGCCTGCACCGCAGCCGGCCAAGCCAAGCCCAAGCTCCTTTTACGTCCCCATGATGGAGACCCCCCGCCGAAAGTTCTAAGAGCTGCCGGCTCACCCCCACAGGAGCACATGCACGCCGGCGCCCGCCGGCAAGGTTACTCCCGGGGGCGCCTCGACCAGGCCATTGGATGCCGCCAACGAACTCAAGACGTGCGCGGCCTGAACACCGGCCGAGGACACCTTCCCGGATGCATCCACGACGACCCGCAAGAAATGAGGGCGCTCGCCGGAATTGGACAGCGCCTCGGCTAAAACACCAGGGTGGCCGGGCAAATTCACTTCGGAGGCCCCTTGCCAGCGCAACAATGCTGGCCGCACCAAAAACAGGAATGTCACCAGAGCCGAAACAGGGTTGCCAGGCAAACCAAACAGAAACTTTCCCGCGCAACGCCCAAACACAAAAGGGCGCCCCGGTTTGATGGCGACTTTCCAAAACTCAAGCTCCCCTCCGGCATCGGCCAATGCGCGCTTAACAAAGTCCATCTCGCCCACCGAAACGCCGCCGCAAGTGACCACAGCATCACACTGGGCCAAGGCCGCATCTAACGCCGCGCGAGTGGCCGCGCGATTGTCCTGCACAAGAGGCAGAACTACCGGGCATCCGCCTGCGCGAGCGATGAGCGCGCCGAGCCCGGCCCGATTGCTTTCATAAATCTGGCCCGGCCCCAGCCGTTCCCCGGCCTCTTTCAATTCAGAACCTGTGGCCAGCAGTCCGATAACAGGTTGTGCGCCGACAACGACTTCGCCCAGACCGGTGGCAGCCAGCAGACTCAGTTG contains:
- the glp gene encoding gephyrin-like molybdotransferase Glp, which encodes AVRAADVALARPETPVCLHLSGRVPAGENFSGDLAPGSCIRLFTGSPLPGGADAVVMQEDTRLDPASPEAVWILEQARPWENVRLRGEDIKAGTTLMEAGTILNPGQLSLLAATGLGEVVVGAQPVIGLLATGSELKEAGERLGPGQIYESNRAGLGALIARAGGCPVVLPLVQDNRAATRAALDAALAQCDAVVTCGGVSVGEMDFVKRALADAGGELEFWKVAIKPGRPFVFGRCAGKFLFGLPGNPVSALVTFLFLVRPALLRWQGASEVNLPGHPGVLAEALSNSGERPHFLRVVVDASGKVSSAGVQAAHVLSSLAASNGLVEAPPGVTLPAGAGVHVLLWG